From the genome of Acipenser ruthenus chromosome 14, fAciRut3.2 maternal haplotype, whole genome shotgun sequence, one region includes:
- the LOC117419565 gene encoding protein shisa-like-1a isoform X1, whose amino-acid sequence MTITSRQSFNVLTVIFLLLSTAALSAHFRVCEPYTDHKGRYHFGFHCPRLSDNKTYIFCCHHNNTAFKYCCNETEFQNIMQINLTGTSDGYGHNNYSALVGVWIYGFFIMVLLALDFLYYSAMNYELCRYYLVKWGFGGRWLKQGQSQWSSLVQGSSQPPSQPPQASQVRHSLKPEAQSPTLMSFQSSTAW is encoded by the exons ATGACCATCACAAGTCGACAGTCCTTCAACGTTCTGACAGTCATTTTCCTTCTGCTGTCGACAGCAG CTCTCTCCGCTCATTTCAGAGTCTGTGAGCCCTACACAGACCACAAAGGACGCTATCATTTTGGCTTCCACTGCCCACGCCTCTCTGACAACAAAACCTACATCTTCTGCTGTCACCATAACAACACAGCCTTCAAGTACTGCTGCAACGAGACGGAGTTCCAGAACATCATGCAGATCAACCTAACAGGGACCAGTGACGGCTACGGGCACAA TAACTACAGTGCCCTGGTTGGAGTGTGGATCTACGGCTTTTTCATCATGGTGTTGCTTGCCTTGGACTTTCTGTACTACTCTGCCATGAACTATGAACTGTGCAGGTACTACTTAGTGAAGTGGGGGTTCGGGGGCCGGTGGCTGAAGCAGGGGCAGAGCCAGTGGAGCAGCCTGGTCCAGGGGTCCAGCCAGCCCCCCTCACAGCCCCCCCAAGCCTCCCAGGTGAGACACAGCCTGAAGCCAGAAGCACAGAGCCCCACCCTCATGTCCTTCCAGAGTTCCACAGCCTGGTAA
- the LOC117419565 gene encoding protein shisa-like-1a isoform X2: MTITSRQSFNVLTVIFLLLSTAALSAHFRVCEPYTDHKGRYHFGFHCPRLSDNKTYIFCCHHNNTAFKYCCNETEFQNIMQINLTGTSDGYGHNNYSALVGVWIYGFFIMVLLALDFLYYSAMNYELCRYYLVKWGFGGRWLKQGQSQWSSLVQGSSQPPSQPPQASQVRHSLKPEAQSPTLMSFQSSTA, translated from the exons ATGACCATCACAAGTCGACAGTCCTTCAACGTTCTGACAGTCATTTTCCTTCTGCTGTCGACAGCAG CTCTCTCCGCTCATTTCAGAGTCTGTGAGCCCTACACAGACCACAAAGGACGCTATCATTTTGGCTTCCACTGCCCACGCCTCTCTGACAACAAAACCTACATCTTCTGCTGTCACCATAACAACACAGCCTTCAAGTACTGCTGCAACGAGACGGAGTTCCAGAACATCATGCAGATCAACCTAACAGGGACCAGTGACGGCTACGGGCACAA TAACTACAGTGCCCTGGTTGGAGTGTGGATCTACGGCTTTTTCATCATGGTGTTGCTTGCCTTGGACTTTCTGTACTACTCTGCCATGAACTATGAACTGTGCAGGTACTACTTAGTGAAGTGGGGGTTCGGGGGCCGGTGGCTGAAGCAGGGGCAGAGCCAGTGGAGCAGCCTGGTCCAGGGGTCCAGCCAGCCCCCCTCACAGCCCCCCCAAGCCTCCCAGGTGAGACACAGCCTGAAGCCAGAAGCACAGAGCCCCACCCTCATGTCCTTCCAGAGTTCCACAGCCTG